One Candidatus Schekmanbacteria bacterium genomic window, CCTTCTATCTTGTAGCTATCTTTATTTACATACAACACAGCAGACTTGACATCTACAGTTTTTTCAACAGGCAAAAGATTTAATTCAAACCTATTTTTCTCTTCCTTTCCGAATGTTATGGTAAAATTCTTCTTCAACTCATTTATATCTGCGAGCAGAAGCAATGCAAGCTTTGCTCTTCCCTTTTTGTCTGCTTTTTCCCTGATAACTTGATTATTCTCCTTTGTATAAATCCACAGATTTTCTCCATCTATGACAATCAATTGCTCATCTGGACTTGTTATTTCCCATCTAAATTTATCAGGCCGGCGAATATACATTTCACCTTTGAAGGTGAAAGTTTTTTCCAATGTTTTATTGAAAAAATTCTCTCTACACTTGATCGTTATTGACCTGACATTCTCATACCGCTTCTCAATTTTTTTCAAATACTCATCTGCCTTGTCAGCATCGGCGACAGAATTGAATAAAAACAATACTATGAAGGGGATGATAAAAAAGAATGTTTTTTTAAGTCTATTCAGCTTCATAAAAAAATATGAACTCTTAATTGGCAAAAATCGTAATATCTCCGAATTGAGTTTCCTGCTCAACACGCACCAACTTCAAGCGTATCAATTCAAGAAGTGCAAGAAAGGTGACAATCATTTCAATCTTTTCCTTCATTTCTTGAAATAAACTGTTCAGGGTAATTGAATCCTTCTTCTCGAGAATTTCGATTATCTGCGATATTTTGTCATTTATAGTTATCTTTGAGACCAATATTTCCTTGACAGCTGAATCTTTTGTTCGTTTGAGTATGCCTTCAAAAGCTTTTATCAAATCAAAAACCGAAACATTTACCAGAACTTTTTCTTCTTTTTCGATTTCTCCGGATGGATTTTGCCTATCATATTGTTCACTATAATATGCACTCCTATTGGCAAGCTCCTGTGCCGCCAATTTAAACTGTTCATATTCAAGAAGACGCTGGACAAGGTCTGTCCTTGGGTCTTCAATTTCCTCGCCATCGTCTTTTGCTGTAGGTAGAAGCATTCGAGATTTGATATAAAGCAAATGAGCCGCCATTACCAAAAACTCGCCAATGGAATTTAGATTAAGCACTTTCATCACATCTACATACTTCATATACTCTTCCAAAATGAAAGCAATCGGGATGTCATATATATCTATTTCGTTCTTTTTGATTAAATATAGAAGCAGGTCGAGGGGACCTTCAAAATTAGGAAGTTGAACCTGATATTCTTTATTTACGAGATTGCCTTCCATTACAAGCCCTGCATTTTTATCACAGTGATTGCTTCATATTTTTCTTTTGCCTTCCTGCTCAGATCTGATTGTGGATACTCATCAACTATACGTTTGTAATATGTTTGTGCTTTATTCAATTCATTTATTTTCTCATAACAGAGCGCAATTCTAAATAAAAATCTGTCAATAGCCATTGAATCCTTTTTCTCCAAGTATGCATTGCAATATCTTATCGCATCTTCATATTTTCCTTCATCAAAAAGTGTAACTGTAAGCTTCTGGTATGCCTGCAATGCAATTATATCATTTTTTTCATACTTTTTGATAAATTCCAAATAAAGCTTTTCTGCTTCTCCAAGATTTCCTTCATATCTATAACAATTAGCCAAATACAACTCCGCCCATTTCCCATAAGTTGTAGTTTTATATTCCTTTGCAATCTTTTGAAACATTCCCTTTGCTTCATTGAAGTTCAATTTTTTTGGACCTTCTGTATTTTCCTTATCACTCAGTGAATTGTAGTTGTTTATAGTCCTCCAATAAACATTCACTGCCTTTGAAAAGGCTTCTGAAGCTCGCTCTTCCTTCTTTTGACTGAAATACATTACCCCCCAAATAACGCCAAATATTATTGCAACAATTCCAACTCCGGCAAGAATAGAACTGAAATTTTCAACAATTTGTCCATATATCTTTTCAGGAAGGGGCACATACTCATCTTTAATTATAATCTTCTTTTTCTTTATGGGTTTAACCAATTTTTTCTCTCCTCTTTTATGAGATAAAATCTATTAGTCTTTTAAGCCTCTTAGCAACCGAATCCTTGCCGATTAGCTTCATAACTTCAAATAATCCCGGACTTACTGTCTTCCCTGTAAGGGCTATTCTAACTGGTTGAGCAATATTTACAAGTTTTATATTCTTCTCTTCACATACCCTTCTAAGATAATCTTCAAGCTCTTTTTCATCCAACTCATCCTTTGACAAAACGAAAGACATCAATTCTTCAAGGCAATCTTTGATTCCCGGTTTTATCCATTTTTTTAAATCTTTCTCGTTATAAACAATTTCATCTGTGAAAAAATAACCTGCACTTTCGGCAAATTCAACAAGTGTGCGGCTTCTAACTTTCAGAAGAGGCGTTATTTTCAACATATATTCATCGCTATATAACGGACTTTTATCATATCCTCTTTCCTTCAAAAATGGAAATGCTTTGTCCAAAAGCTCTTTGTCATCCATTTCATGAATATATGTTGCATTCATCCACAACAATTTCTCAGGATTGAAAATACCTGCCGCTTTTGAAACATCCTTTATATCAAAGTATCTTATCATTTCATCAATAGTAAAAATTTCTTTGTCTCCGTATGACCATCCTAATCTTACCAAATAGTTTATCAAAGCTTCAGGGAGATAACCCTGTCTTTTGTATTCTTCAGCCGATGTTGCACCATGCCGCTTGCTCAATCTTGCTTTATCAGTGCCTAAAATAAGGGGCAGATGGGCATAAACCGGTATTGGATAGCCAAGGGCTTTCATTATTTGAATCTGCTTCGGAGTGTTGGCAAGATGGTCTTCTCCTCGTATTACATAATTGATATTCATCAGCGAATCATCGACGACTACAACAAGATTATATGTTGGAGCTCCATCTGGCCTTGCTATAATCAAATCATCGAGCTGCTTATTTTGAAAAACTACCCTTCCTCGGATAAGGTCATCGATGACAGTTTCTCCTTCAAGAGGCATTGCAAACCTCAATGTAAAAGGTTTCCCACAGTCCTCCTTGATTCCTGCTTCACGACATCTGCGGTCATAGGCAGGAGGCCTACCCTCTTTCAGCGCCTGTTTTCTTCTTTCTTCAAGCTCCTCCTTTGTACAAATGCATCTATACACTTTCCCTTCCGCTATTAGCTTGTTGATTGCTTCCTTATAAAGCTCATTTCTTTGGCTTTGGTAATAGGGACCTTCATCCCAATCGAGTCCAAGCCATCTGAGGGAGCTTAAAATTGAATCTGTAAATTCCTGTTTCGACCTTTCCCTATCAGTATCTTCAATTCGAAGAATGAATTTCCCACTGTTCTTCTTGGCATAAAGCCAATTGAAAAGTGCTGTCCTAACTCCCCCAATATGAAGATGTCCAGTCGGGCTAGGCGCAAATCTTGTTCTAACTTCTTGTACCATAAATTCTATGCCTTTTACTTTTATTTTCTCTTACACCAACCTTAACAAAAAAATCTTCCTAATTCTCTCCAACAATGGTTTGACAAAAAAATATCTGTTATTTACTATCCTTCAAAAAATTTTTCAATTAATAAGAGTTTTTTATCGCTATCAGATTAATAATATTGGGTTGTTTACAGAGGAGATGTTTGAATGATTAAGAGAGATTTCGAAGTAAGATTATCAAATCGGCTCGATGCTTTACCGCCATATCTATTTGCTGAACTCGACAGACTGAAGGCACAGGCAATTTCTGAAGGCAAAGATGTGATTGATTTGGGAATAGGAGACCCTGATACGCCTACACCTTCCCATATAATCGAAGCTCTAAAAAAAGCCGCTGAAAATCCTGAAAACCATAGATACCCTTCCTATGTTGGAATGCTCAAATACCGCGAAGCTTGCGCCCGCTGGATAAAAAAAAGGTTCGGTGTCGATTTCGATCCTGAAAATGAGGTAATATCTCTGATAGGCGCAAAGGAAGCTGTCGCAAATCTGCCATTTGCTTTTATAAATCCCGGCGACATTGTTCTAATTCCAAATCCCGGATATCCAGTATATTTCTCAAGCACAATATTCAGCGGCGGCGAACCATATATTATGCCGCTCAAGGAAGAAAACAATTTTTTGCCGGATTTTGACTCCATCCCTGAAGATGCGCTAAACAAGGCAAAACTTATGTTCATCAATTATCCAAACAATCCTACTTCAGTTACAGCAGACATAGATTTTTACAATAACGCCGTTGAAATCGCTTACAAATACAACATCATTATATGCCATGATGCCGCATATTCAGAAATGTCATTCGACGGCTACAAGGCGCCATCAATTTTCAATGCTGACGGTGCAAAGGATGTGGCAATCGAACTTCATTCTATGTCAAAAACTTACAATATGACCGGGTGGCGGATAGGCTTTGCAATTGGTGGTGAAAAGATTATCAAAGGTTTTTCCAAAATAAAAACAAATATAGATTCCGGTGTTTTTCAGGCAATTCAATATGCGGGAATTGAAGCTCTGGATAATGGAGAGGCAGATATCGAAAGAATGAGCAATATTTATAGTGAAAGAAGAAAAATAATGGAAGACGGACTAAGGGCTGTGGGCTTCGATATAGTCCCGACAAAGGCAACATTTTATATGTGGGTAAAATGTCCCAAAGGATATGATTCCAAAAGTTTGTCCACTAAATTTCTTGAAGATA contains:
- a CDS encoding outer membrane lipoprotein carrier protein LolA — protein: MPIKSSYFFMKLNRLKKTFFFIIPFIVLFLFNSVADADKADEYLKKIEKRYENVRSITIKCRENFFNKTLEKTFTFKGEMYIRRPDKFRWEITSPDEQLIVIDGENLWIYTKENNQVIREKADKKGRAKLALLLLADINELKKNFTITFGKEEKNRFELNLLPVEKTVDVKSAVLYVNKDSYKIEG
- a CDS encoding chromosome segregation protein ScpA encodes the protein MEGNLVNKEYQVQLPNFEGPLDLLLYLIKKNEIDIYDIPIAFILEEYMKYVDVMKVLNLNSIGEFLVMAAHLLYIKSRMLLPTAKDDGEEIEDPRTDLVQRLLEYEQFKLAAQELANRSAYYSEQYDRQNPSGEIEKEEKVLVNVSVFDLIKAFEGILKRTKDSAVKEILVSKITINDKISQIIEILEKKDSITLNSLFQEMKEKIEMIVTFLALLELIRLKLVRVEQETQFGDITIFAN
- a CDS encoding glutamate--tRNA ligase, translated to MVQEVRTRFAPSPTGHLHIGGVRTALFNWLYAKKNSGKFILRIEDTDRERSKQEFTDSILSSLRWLGLDWDEGPYYQSQRNELYKEAINKLIAEGKVYRCICTKEELEERRKQALKEGRPPAYDRRCREAGIKEDCGKPFTLRFAMPLEGETVIDDLIRGRVVFQNKQLDDLIIARPDGAPTYNLVVVVDDSLMNINYVIRGEDHLANTPKQIQIMKALGYPIPVYAHLPLILGTDKARLSKRHGATSAEEYKRQGYLPEALINYLVRLGWSYGDKEIFTIDEMIRYFDIKDVSKAAGIFNPEKLLWMNATYIHEMDDKELLDKAFPFLKERGYDKSPLYSDEYMLKITPLLKVRSRTLVEFAESAGYFFTDEIVYNEKDLKKWIKPGIKDCLEELMSFVLSKDELDEKELEDYLRRVCEEKNIKLVNIAQPVRIALTGKTVSPGLFEVMKLIGKDSVAKRLKRLIDFIS
- a CDS encoding LL-diaminopimelate aminotransferase, coding for MIKRDFEVRLSNRLDALPPYLFAELDRLKAQAISEGKDVIDLGIGDPDTPTPSHIIEALKKAAENPENHRYPSYVGMLKYREACARWIKKRFGVDFDPENEVISLIGAKEAVANLPFAFINPGDIVLIPNPGYPVYFSSTIFSGGEPYIMPLKEENNFLPDFDSIPEDALNKAKLMFINYPNNPTSVTADIDFYNNAVEIAYKYNIIICHDAAYSEMSFDGYKAPSIFNADGAKDVAIELHSMSKTYNMTGWRIGFAIGGEKIIKGFSKIKTNIDSGVFQAIQYAGIEALDNGEADIERMSNIYSERRKIMEDGLRAVGFDIVPTKATFYMWVKCPKGYDSKSLSTKFLEDTAIVVTPGIGFGKYGEGYFRIALTSDKERLQEACRRLKNLKL